In Primulina huaijiensis isolate GDHJ02 unplaced genomic scaffold, ASM1229523v2 scaffold204789, whole genome shotgun sequence, the DNA window CGAGGGTGAGAGCAGCCAATGCTTTTGGGACTTCATCTTGAGTTTGCGTGTAATTGGAGAGATGCCAACAGATTTTTGCAACGTGTCCTGTGATCCCACAAATTTGGCAGATTGCATCTCGGTACATTTCTCTTTCCGTCGGTGTCATTCGGCGCTGTCCAGGAGGAGGAGGCCTTTGAATTTTGGAGTCTTGTTTGTTGTGTTGTTGGCTGAAATTTTTGGTTCCATGGTTGGGATTCTGGTTATGTGCTTGAAAGCCACGGCCATTGGAGTTGAAATTGTTTTGAGATTTGCGGTTGACGGAACCAAGTTGCTTTTGTCCGTAGAAGGCTACTTGATGAGTTGATGTGTTGATAGTGAACCAGTTTTGACGTTGTTCATATCCTTGCAGCAGTGACACCATCTCGGTATATGATGGACGTGGTGGTTTTAGCATGGTTGTGGTGAAGGACTCATATTTTGGTCCTAAGCTTGTGAGAAGAGAAAATACCTTGACTTTGTCGGTGACTGGATTTCCTATTGCTGCCAAGTTGTCGCAAATGCTCTTGAATTTGCGAATATGTTCTCCAATGGTGGTGTTATCATCTTTGCATAGATA includes these proteins:
- the LOC140966318 gene encoding uncharacterized protein, which gives rise to ALGLAIGQDTARSVWDALKEAYAQDSQEREFTLRQQLTYLCKDDNTTIGEHIRKFKSICDNLAAIGNPVTDKVKVFSLLTSLGPKYESFTTTMLKPPRPSYTEMVSLLQGYEQRQNWFTINTSTHQVAFYGQKQLGSVNRKSQNNFNSNGRGFQAHNQNPNHGTKNFSQQHNKQDSKIQRPPPPGQRRMTPTEREMYRDAICQICGITGHVAKICWHLSNYTQTQDEVPKALAALTLDNTVFDTEWTSDTGASHHMTGNA